A single window of Polaribacter sp. SA4-10 DNA harbors:
- a CDS encoding LptF/LptG family permease, translated as MKIIDRYILKRYLVTFVFTLLILIPIAMAIDISEKIDNFLEHPDLGFYQIVDEYYRNFIIYYANTFMPLALFIAVILFTSKLSNNTEIIAITNAKVSFTRFLYPYFVGATLVTLISLGMNHFVVPNSSKIRKNFEKEFIKSSSQKNKAKYVTDFSLQLTDSTYIFIRRYNTMTNSGYDFTSELYDGLKLKSKLVADNIKYNVKDSIFGLTNWRKRVIYKSHDSIFSGSKIDTVFNFTPKDLIYKSALAQEMPSDELLKFINISRKRGVKNLNAYLVEFHKRTSLPFASYILTIIAVALAYRKRRGGTGVNLAIGIGIMFLYVFLMKIAEVLGAVAGVDSLLYVWIPNIFFGCVAIYLYFYARK; from the coding sequence GTGAAGATTATAGACAGGTACATATTAAAACGTTATTTGGTAACCTTTGTGTTTACCTTGTTAATCTTAATACCTATTGCAATGGCAATAGATATTTCTGAAAAGATTGACAATTTTTTAGAGCACCCAGATCTAGGTTTTTATCAGATTGTAGATGAGTATTATAGAAATTTTATCATCTATTATGCAAATACTTTTATGCCATTAGCATTATTTATTGCTGTAATTTTATTTACGTCAAAACTATCTAATAATACAGAAATAATAGCAATTACAAATGCAAAAGTATCCTTTACACGTTTTTTATATCCGTATTTTGTAGGCGCAACTTTGGTGACGCTTATTTCATTAGGTATGAATCATTTTGTAGTGCCTAATAGTAGTAAAATAAGAAAAAATTTCGAAAAAGAGTTTATAAAAAGCAGTAGTCAAAAGAACAAGGCAAAATATGTAACAGATTTTAGCCTACAGTTAACAGACAGTACCTATATTTTTATAAGAAGATATAATACAATGACTAATTCTGGCTATGATTTTACTTCAGAACTTTATGATGGCTTAAAGCTAAAATCTAAATTAGTGGCAGATAATATTAAATACAATGTTAAAGATTCTATTTTTGGTTTAACAAATTGGAGAAAAAGAGTTATTTACAAAAGCCATGATAGTATTTTTTCTGGATCTAAAATTGATACCGTTTTTAATTTCACGCCAAAAGATTTAATATATAAATCTGCATTGGCACAAGAAATGCCTTCAGATGAGTTGTTAAAATTTATTAATATTTCTAGAAAAAGAGGTGTTAAAAACTTGAATGCCTATTTAGTAGAGTTTCATAAAAGAACAAGCTTACCATTTGCCTCTTATATTTTAACAATTATTGCAGTTGCATTAGCGTATAGAAAAAGAAGAGGAGGTACAGGAGTAAATTTAGCAATAGGAATTGGTATTATGTTTCTGTATGTTTTTTTAATGAAAATAGCTGAGGTTTTAGGAGCTGTAGCAGGCGTAGACTCTCTCTTATATGTTTGGATACCTAATATTTTCTTTGGCTGTGTAGCTATTTATCTATATTTCTATGCAAGAAAGTAG
- a CDS encoding DMT family transporter, translating to MQESRFKNYLLLHLIVFIWGFTAILGALITIDAIPLVWYRMCLAVVFIVIYFILKNKSFKVDAKGIVKFLITGIIIALHWIFFFKAIKVSNVSVALVTMSTGAFFTSLIEPIFFRRKIKSVEILLGLFVIVGLYIIFNFESQYKLGIIYALIASFLGALFAVLNGLFIKKYTASIISIYQLLFGALFITVYLVYSNAFTAPFFQLKNSDWFYLVLLSSICTAYAFIASVKVMKYLSPYTVMLTINLEPIYAIILAIFIFGDKEKMNPAFYFGAGIVLFVVLLNGIIKNSATIKSKIKGKTVRKK from the coding sequence ATGCAAGAAAGTAGGTTTAAAAACTACCTATTATTACATCTCATTGTTTTTATTTGGGGGTTTACTGCTATTTTAGGAGCATTAATTACTATTGATGCAATTCCGTTGGTTTGGTATAGAATGTGTTTGGCAGTTGTATTTATTGTCATTTACTTTATTCTAAAAAACAAATCATTTAAAGTAGATGCAAAAGGAATTGTAAAGTTTTTAATAACTGGAATTATTATTGCGCTACATTGGATTTTCTTTTTTAAAGCGATAAAAGTCTCAAATGTTTCTGTGGCTTTGGTAACAATGAGTACTGGTGCGTTTTTTACCTCTTTAATAGAACCTATTTTTTTTAGAAGGAAAATAAAATCAGTAGAAATTTTATTAGGACTATTTGTTATCGTTGGTTTGTACATCATTTTTAATTTTGAAAGTCAATATAAACTAGGAATTATTTACGCATTAATTGCTTCATTTTTAGGTGCTTTATTTGCTGTTTTAAATGGGTTATTTATCAAAAAATACACGGCAAGTATTATTTCTATATATCAATTACTATTTGGCGCACTCTTTATAACAGTCTATTTAGTTTATAGTAATGCATTTACAGCTCCATTTTTTCAATTAAAAAACTCAGATTGGTTCTATTTAGTCCTTTTAAGTAGCATTTGTACCGCATATGCTTTTATTGCTTCTGTTAAAGTGATGAAATATTTATCGCCATACACCGTAATGTTAACCATAAATTTAGAGCCTATTTATGCCATTATTTTAGCAATATTTATCTTTGGAGATAAAGAAAAGATGAATCCAGCCTTTTATTTTGGTGCAGGTATTGTTTTATTTGTGGTTTTGTTAAACGGAATTATTAAAAACAGCGCAACCATTAAAAGTAAAATTAAAGGAAAAACTGTTAGAAAAAAGTAA
- a CDS encoding acetyl-CoA carboxylase carboxyltransferase subunit alpha: MEYLDFEMPIKELLDQLDKCQIIGKESDVDVSATCKKIQKKLDIARKDIYKNLTPWQRVQLSRHPNRPYTLDYIKALCGDTFMELHGDRNVKDDKAMIGGLGKIGDQSFMFIGQQKGYNTKTRQYRNFGMANPEGYRKALRLMKMAEKFKIPVVTLLDTPGAYPGLEAEERGQGEAIARNILEMTRLKTPIITVVIGEGASGGAVGIGVGDRVYMMENTWYTVISPESCSSILWRSWEYKEQAAAALKLTGTDMKRLKLIDGIIQEPVGGAHTDREGAFKAVEAQIITAFDELKDLTEVDLVSQRMDKYAAMGVYKE, encoded by the coding sequence ATGGAATATTTAGATTTTGAAATGCCTATCAAAGAGCTTTTAGATCAATTAGATAAGTGCCAGATTATTGGTAAAGAAAGTGATGTAGATGTAAGCGCTACGTGTAAAAAAATTCAGAAGAAATTAGATATAGCAAGAAAAGATATTTATAAAAATCTTACACCTTGGCAAAGAGTACAATTATCTAGACATCCTAATAGACCTTATACATTAGATTATATTAAAGCACTTTGTGGAGATACCTTTATGGAACTTCATGGAGACAGGAATGTAAAAGATGATAAAGCCATGATTGGTGGTTTAGGTAAAATTGGCGATCAATCATTTATGTTTATTGGTCAACAAAAAGGATACAATACTAAAACGCGCCAGTACAGAAATTTTGGAATGGCAAATCCAGAAGGCTATAGAAAAGCATTGCGTTTAATGAAAATGGCAGAGAAATTTAAAATTCCTGTTGTTACTTTATTAGATACACCTGGTGCATATCCTGGTTTAGAAGCAGAAGAACGCGGACAAGGAGAAGCAATTGCAAGAAATATTCTTGAAATGACTCGCTTAAAAACGCCAATTATTACAGTTGTAATTGGTGAAGGAGCTTCTGGTGGTGCTGTAGGTATTGGAGTAGGAGATAGAGTATATATGATGGAAAATACTTGGTATACGGTTATTTCTCCAGAATCTTGTTCTTCTATTTTATGGAGAAGTTGGGAGTATAAAGAACAAGCTGCTGCTGCATTAAAATTGACAGGTACAGATATGAAGCGATTAAAATTAATTGACGGAATTATACAAGAACCTGTTGGTGGCGCTCATACAGATAGAGAAGGAGCTTTTAAAGCTGTAGAAGCGCAAATTATTACTGCTTTTGATGAGTTAAAAGATTTAACGGAGGTAGATTTAGTTTCTCAGAGAATGGATAAATATGCTGCAATGGGTGTTTATAAAGAGTAA
- a CDS encoding TlpA disulfide reductase family protein — MKNLNIVLFALLVIASCTKEHSKEFLTLSGKLENNKDSLITITGRTGVLKTIKINEDGSFNDTLKVAKGDIYTFETSKAKRIPLYLKNGFDLTLTGNSDEFMTSLKYEGIGSSNSNFIVSQINLSQKIGSTAAIFELEKEGFDKKVASLKSNFDSILFSYKDLDSTLIATANQQNKQMVDYFEMTYAKNLTMKIGKPSPKFEGYIDIKGGKKSLASFKGKFVYIDVWATWCGPCIKEIPSLEKLEKEYHNKNVAFVSISTDESRRSGGSWEAAEKKWRDFVKAKQMTGVQLWAGQDISFQQAYQINAIPRFILIDPLGNIVDTNAPRPSDPRLKDLFSSLGI; from the coding sequence ATGAAGAATTTAAATATCGTTCTTTTTGCATTACTAGTTATTGCTTCTTGTACAAAAGAACATTCTAAAGAATTTTTAACGCTTTCTGGAAAATTAGAAAATAATAAAGATTCTTTAATTACAATTACTGGAAGAACAGGAGTTTTAAAAACAATAAAGATAAATGAAGATGGTTCTTTTAACGATACTTTAAAAGTTGCAAAAGGAGATATCTATACTTTTGAAACGAGTAAAGCAAAAAGAATTCCTCTTTATTTAAAAAATGGATTTGATTTAACTTTAACGGGTAATTCTGATGAATTTATGACGAGTCTTAAATATGAAGGAATTGGTTCTTCTAACAGTAATTTTATAGTATCACAAATAAATTTAAGTCAAAAAATTGGAAGTACTGCTGCAATTTTTGAGTTAGAAAAAGAAGGTTTTGATAAAAAAGTAGCTTCATTAAAAAGTAATTTTGACAGCATTTTATTCTCTTATAAAGATTTAGACAGCACTTTAATTGCAACTGCTAATCAACAAAATAAACAAATGGTTGATTATTTTGAAATGACGTATGCTAAAAATCTTACAATGAAAATTGGTAAACCTTCTCCTAAGTTTGAAGGTTATATTGATATTAAAGGAGGTAAAAAATCTTTAGCTTCCTTTAAAGGCAAGTTTGTTTATATTGATGTTTGGGCAACTTGGTGTGGGCCTTGTATCAAAGAAATTCCTTCTTTAGAAAAACTTGAAAAAGAATATCATAATAAAAACGTAGCGTTTGTAAGTATTTCTACAGATGAATCTAGAAGAAGTGGTGGTTCTTGGGAAGCAGCAGAAAAAAAATGGAGAGATTTTGTAAAGGCAAAACAAATGACTGGAGTTCAACTTTGGGCTGGACAGGATATTTCTTTTCAGCAAGCATATCAAATAAATGCAATTCCAAGATTTATTTTAATTGATCCTTTAGGTAATATTGTTGATACAAATGCACCAAGACCTTCTGATCCAAGATTAAAAGATTTATTTTCTTCTTTGGGTATTTAA
- the hutH gene encoding histidine ammonia-lyase: protein MNSFHYIDTNPLDLTKIQEIISSDIKLALSETAIQKIEKCRAYLDEKTKSISKPIYGINTGFGALYNVKIDGHNLQKLQENLVMSHACGTGDEVPNEIVKLMILFKIQALSYGHSGVQLATVNRLLDFYNNDILPVIYTQGSLGASGDLSPLAHLSLPLIGLGEVFYKGKKIASEKLLEIFSWEKINLQSKEGLALLNGTQFMSAYGIFNLLKAHKLSYLSDLIGSISLEGFDGRIEPFNELIHFARPHNGQIKTAQRIKGFLKESTLISQEKQHVQDPYSFRCMPQVHGASKDTIRFVTTTFLTEINSVTDNPNIFVEEDEIISGGNFHGQPLALGLDFLAIALSELGNISERRTYQLVSGHRHLPPFLVSNPGLNSGFMIPQYTAASIVSQNKQYATPASVDSIESSNGQEDHVSMGANAATKCKKIVDNLQTILAIELFTASQALSFGNGKTSPFLESIITMFRKEVTIVEEDRVMHHDLVNASKFITSLEIDSEELF from the coding sequence ATGAACTCATTTCATTATATTGATACTAATCCATTAGATTTAACTAAAATTCAAGAAATTATTTCTTCGGATATAAAATTAGCTTTGTCTGAAACTGCGATTCAAAAAATCGAAAAATGTAGGGCTTATTTAGATGAAAAAACGAAATCGATTTCGAAGCCAATTTATGGTATTAATACTGGCTTTGGAGCTTTGTATAATGTAAAGATTGATGGACATAATTTACAGAAGTTACAAGAAAATCTAGTAATGAGTCATGCTTGTGGTACCGGAGATGAAGTGCCAAATGAGATTGTAAAACTGATGATCTTGTTTAAGATTCAAGCATTAAGTTATGGTCATTCTGGTGTTCAGTTGGCAACGGTTAATAGATTGCTTGATTTTTATAATAATGATATTTTACCTGTAATCTATACGCAAGGTTCCTTAGGAGCTTCTGGAGATTTATCGCCTTTGGCACATTTATCTTTACCATTAATTGGTCTTGGAGAGGTGTTTTATAAAGGTAAAAAAATTGCCTCTGAAAAATTGTTAGAAATTTTTTCTTGGGAGAAAATTAATTTGCAATCTAAAGAAGGTTTAGCGTTGTTAAACGGAACACAATTTATGAGTGCTTATGGTATTTTTAATTTACTAAAAGCGCATAAATTATCTTATTTATCAGATCTAATAGGTAGTATTTCTTTAGAAGGTTTTGATGGAAGAATAGAGCCTTTCAATGAATTAATTCATTTTGCAAGACCACATAACGGACAAATAAAAACAGCCCAAAGAATAAAAGGTTTCTTAAAAGAAAGCACTTTAATTTCTCAAGAAAAACAACATGTGCAGGATCCGTATTCTTTTAGATGTATGCCACAAGTTCATGGAGCATCAAAAGACACAATCCGTTTTGTAACAACTACTTTTTTAACGGAAATAAATTCGGTAACAGACAATCCAAATATATTTGTAGAAGAAGATGAAATTATTTCTGGTGGAAATTTTCACGGACAACCATTAGCTTTAGGACTCGATTTTTTAGCAATAGCGTTGTCTGAACTAGGTAATATTTCTGAAAGAAGAACCTATCAATTAGTTTCTGGTCATAGACATTTACCGCCTTTTTTAGTTTCAAACCCGGGTTTAAATTCAGGTTTTATGATTCCGCAATACACAGCAGCAAGTATTGTAAGTCAGAATAAACAATATGCAACTCCCGCAAGTGTAGATTCTATTGAGTCTAGTAACGGACAAGAAGATCATGTTTCTATGGGTGCAAATGCTGCCACAAAATGTAAAAAAATAGTAGATAATTTACAAACAATTCTTGCAATAGAATTATTTACAGCTTCACAAGCATTAAGTTTTGGAAACGGAAAAACGTCTCCGTTTTTAGAATCTATCATAACAATGTTTAGAAAAGAAGTAACTATTGTAGAAGAAGACAGAGTTATGCATCATGATCTTGTAAATGCTTCTAAATTTATTACTTCTTTAGAAATTGATTCTGAAGAGCTGTTTTAA
- a CDS encoding DUF2971 domain-containing protein, whose product MSKKSNQIEKELTEFLKAELPNELYHYTNLNGLSGIINSSELWLSNLYFLNDKNEFELGLKFVIEQLESYKGGFSVLKPTKYFIEALEKAIDFIKEKDAPYILSMTANNDLLSQWRGYTNNGVGVNVGFNKKFFTENDLKVYKCIYNIEKQKEIIDHILTQSIFMFIGIADSQGIFKDSEDIDFSQYDKAVTIAGQYFIDKTIFFCSLIKDKSFEEEDEWRLLLLDEESEINFVNIGNYFKPFKKLKIKDLNDSINNIMMGPNSEQALCVSSIKMLLKKHKIEIEKLKNSEIPYRN is encoded by the coding sequence ATGAGTAAAAAAAGTAATCAAATTGAGAAAGAATTAACTGAATTCCTAAAAGCTGAATTACCTAATGAACTATACCATTACACAAACTTAAATGGATTGAGCGGAATTATAAATAGTTCAGAGCTTTGGTTAAGTAATTTATATTTTCTAAATGATAAAAACGAGTTCGAATTAGGGCTGAAATTCGTAATAGAACAACTTGAATCTTACAAAGGTGGATTCTCAGTTTTAAAACCTACGAAATACTTTATTGAAGCATTAGAAAAAGCTATTGATTTTATAAAAGAAAAAGATGCACCATATATATTATCGATGACTGCTAACAATGATTTATTAAGTCAATGGAGAGGTTATACAAATAATGGGGTTGGTGTTAATGTTGGTTTTAATAAAAAATTCTTTACAGAAAATGATTTAAAAGTTTATAAATGCATTTATAATATTGAAAAACAAAAAGAAATAATCGACCATATATTAACTCAATCAATATTTATGTTCATTGGAATTGCTGATTCTCAAGGAATATTTAAAGATTCTGAGGATATTGATTTCAGCCAATATGATAAAGCTGTAACTATTGCTGGACAATATTTTATTGATAAAACTATATTTTTTTGTAGCCTAATAAAGGATAAAAGCTTTGAAGAAGAAGATGAGTGGAGATTACTTTTATTAGATGAAGAAAGTGAAATTAATTTTGTTAATATTGGGAATTATTTTAAACCTTTCAAAAAATTAAAAATTAAAGATTTAAACGACAGCATTAATAACATAATGATGGGACCAAATTCTGAACAAGCACTATGTGTTTCATCTATAAAAATGTTATTGAAAAAACATAAAATAGAAATTGAAAAATTGAAGAATAGTGAAATACCATATAGAAATTAA
- a CDS encoding aldo/keto reductase, which translates to MKYKKYIKDAINISEIGLGGWQLGQDGSWKSMTEIEAIKLVHTSLDFGINFFDTAPNYGFGTSEERLGKALKKADRSKIVINTKFGHTHTGTLNFSSKYIRASLEGSLKRLQVDYIDSFIIHSPPSEYFDGNKNDHYEILEKLIEEGKIKAYGASLDTYDDMKLLMDTTNSKVIETFFNIFHQDTLQGFEEAQTNEVGLIVKIPLDSGWLTGKYNAQSTFNDIRSRWSKEDIETRAQLVNNLKAITGTEENLAQIAIAFCLAYDAVSTVIPGNITIEQLTNNVKSSEISMPQHLLEKLEQLYQSEIKKRNLPW; encoded by the coding sequence ATGAAATATAAAAAATACATAAAAGACGCTATAAATATCTCTGAAATTGGCCTTGGTGGATGGCAATTAGGGCAAGACGGTAGTTGGAAAAGTATGACGGAAATTGAAGCTATTAAACTTGTTCATACATCTTTAGATTTTGGAATCAATTTTTTTGATACGGCTCCAAATTATGGCTTTGGAACTAGTGAGGAGCGATTGGGTAAAGCACTTAAGAAGGCAGACCGCAGTAAAATTGTAATTAACACTAAGTTTGGCCATACGCATACAGGTACTTTAAACTTTAGTTCTAAGTATATCAGAGCATCTTTAGAAGGAAGTTTAAAAAGACTTCAAGTAGATTATATTGACTCATTTATTATTCACAGCCCACCTTCTGAATATTTTGATGGAAATAAAAATGACCATTACGAGATACTCGAGAAGTTAATTGAAGAAGGAAAAATAAAGGCATACGGTGCTTCTTTAGACACCTATGATGATATGAAGTTGTTAATGGATACAACAAATTCTAAAGTGATTGAAACATTTTTTAATATCTTTCATCAAGATACCCTGCAAGGATTTGAAGAAGCACAAACGAATGAAGTTGGTCTCATTGTAAAAATTCCGCTTGATTCTGGTTGGCTAACTGGCAAATACAATGCCCAAAGTACGTTTAATGACATTAGAAGTAGATGGTCTAAAGAAGATATTGAAACCAGAGCGCAACTAGTAAACAACCTTAAGGCTATAACCGGAACAGAAGAAAACCTGGCACAAATAGCAATCGCTTTTTGTTTGGCATATGATGCTGTTTCCACAGTTATTCCTGGTAATATTACTATAGAACAGCTCACAAACAATGTAAAAAGTTCAGAAATTTCTATGCCACAGCATCTTTTAGAAAAACTTGAACAGTTATATCAATCTGAAATTAAAAAACGAAACCTACCCTGGTAA
- a CDS encoding ubiquitin-like protein yields MKKRYTFLLISFLFLNSFSISASMQIFVTTLTGEIITLDVESTDSIENVKQKIQDKVGIPPNEQRLLFEGTIIHDGRMLIEYNIGKESMLYLILKGAPEKMSYQAVVRNGSGSLVTNKLVGMQISILQGGGLANPGSSVYVETQTPTTNSNGLVSIEIGYGTVASGVFNTINWSYGPYFIKIEIDPTGGNSYALTSTSQLLSVPYALHAKTADNVEVYTAGEGVEITDNVVTATHPAAQFFNEINSSRFNYPSSVAKLDLGYTALIESGYLYNSSIEEITVLISGKYLINYDAVIKQFGCGQSTQAELSISINGFTINSSIISSGVGTGYCDEQTSLARSLFLVLNANDTISMQFANDYCCSGDGDLMIMSNNFNIVKM; encoded by the coding sequence ATGAAAAAACGATACACCTTTTTGCTCATTTCTTTTTTATTCTTAAACTCATTTTCAATTTCTGCTTCCATGCAGATTTTTGTAACAACCTTAACCGGAGAAATTATTACTTTAGATGTTGAGTCAACTGACTCTATAGAGAACGTAAAACAAAAAATTCAGGATAAAGTAGGTATACCACCTAATGAGCAAAGACTTCTTTTTGAAGGAACAATAATTCATGATGGGAGAATGTTAATTGAATATAATATTGGAAAGGAATCAATGCTCTATTTAATTTTAAAGGGGGCTCCAGAGAAAATGAGTTATCAGGCCGTAGTAAGAAATGGCAGTGGTTCTTTGGTTACAAACAAACTAGTAGGGATGCAAATAAGTATTTTGCAAGGAGGAGGTTTAGCAAATCCGGGGTCTTCTGTTTATGTGGAAACCCAAACACCTACAACCAATAGTAACGGCTTGGTCAGTATAGAAATAGGATACGGAACTGTCGCTTCTGGAGTATTTAATACTATTAATTGGTCTTATGGCCCGTACTTTATAAAAATAGAAATCGACCCAACGGGCGGGAATAGTTATGCCCTTACAAGTACTAGCCAATTGTTAAGTGTTCCTTATGCTTTACACGCAAAGACCGCAGATAACGTTGAGGTTTATACCGCTGGAGAAGGGGTAGAAATTACAGATAACGTTGTAACAGCAACTCATCCCGCAGCCCAATTTTTCAATGAAATTAATTCTTCACGATTCAATTATCCATCTTCTGTAGCTAAATTGGATTTAGGCTATACTGCTTTAATTGAATCAGGTTATTTATATAACAGCAGTATAGAGGAGATAACTGTTTTGATTAGTGGTAAATATTTAATTAATTATGACGCGGTAATTAAGCAATTTGGTTGCGGTCAATCAACTCAAGCAGAATTAAGTATTTCCATCAATGGATTTACGATAAATAGTTCAATCATTTCTTCTGGCGTCGGAACTGGATATTGTGATGAACAGACTTCTTTGGCAAGGTCTTTGTTTTTAGTACTGAACGCTAATGATACAATTTCAATGCAGTTTGCAAATGATTATTGCTGTTCTGGAGATGGGGATCTTATGATTATGAGCAATAATTTTAACATCGTGAAAATGTAA
- a CDS encoding metallophosphoesterase — translation MKTIKSIFILSLFLSSFISCKSDAKKKESAATDIKISVIKKNPTFLFLSDIHLDSFRETTDYKEDTGMILWKAFLAKADAVIKKNDPDFIIYTGDLPSHLKIWRLLPQSARGKHNKNISTILFGLKDLATKNKKTLLYLPGNNDGIAGDYASYADEKDNIPTDLIPEKNNPYPALNINKTGTKAPVMVSNPAPKLGYYSARPIEGLRIISLNTVIHSANYFNADDGSQNADAKQQMTWLVNQLKEAKSIGEKAYIAMHIPPGIDAFGYKKKGMDATNWKQLPAPNDWNNQFLKIVSQYPTTITGILYGHTHMDEFRRLYNHSGKNITEIAISCPGVTPIHRNNPGFKLVSYDATSKELMDFTTYHTIPSATIWGDASYSFNKKFGYATNKTMYENLSSDSLSNIHTKLDAIYTVLHGAAGYDISPGIEVKTEK, via the coding sequence ATGAAAACAATTAAATCTATTTTTATACTATCTCTTTTTTTAAGTAGTTTCATTTCTTGTAAAAGTGATGCAAAAAAAAAGGAATCCGCAGCAACAGATATTAAAATATCTGTTATTAAAAAAAACCCAACATTTTTATTCTTATCTGATATTCACTTAGATTCTTTTAGAGAAACTACAGATTACAAAGAAGATACTGGAATGATCTTATGGAAGGCTTTTCTTGCCAAAGCCGATGCCGTTATTAAAAAAAACGATCCAGACTTTATTATCTATACGGGAGACCTTCCTTCTCATTTAAAGATATGGCGTTTACTACCTCAAAGTGCAAGAGGTAAGCATAACAAAAATATAAGTACTATTTTATTTGGTTTAAAAGATTTAGCTACTAAAAATAAAAAAACATTGCTATATCTTCCAGGAAACAACGATGGAATAGCGGGAGACTATGCTTCTTACGCCGATGAAAAAGATAACATTCCCACAGATTTAATTCCAGAAAAAAACAACCCTTATCCTGCGTTAAATATTAACAAAACAGGCACAAAAGCTCCTGTAATGGTTTCTAATCCAGCACCCAAATTGGGATACTATTCTGCAAGACCTATTGAAGGTTTGCGAATTATTTCTTTAAACACCGTCATACATTCTGCTAACTATTTTAATGCCGATGATGGCTCACAAAATGCCGATGCAAAACAGCAAATGACTTGGCTTGTCAACCAATTAAAAGAGGCAAAAAGTATTGGAGAAAAAGCATATATTGCAATGCATATTCCACCAGGAATAGATGCATTTGGATATAAAAAAAAAGGTATGGATGCAACTAACTGGAAACAATTACCCGCACCAAATGATTGGAACAATCAGTTTTTAAAAATTGTTTCTCAATACCCAACAACTATTACCGGAATTTTATACGGACATACACATATGGATGAGTTTAGAAGATTGTATAATCATTCTGGAAAAAACATTACAGAAATTGCCATTAGTTGCCCAGGTGTAACACCAATACACAGGAACAATCCTGGTTTTAAATTGGTTTCTTATGATGCCACTTCTAAAGAATTAATGGATTTTACCACCTACCATACCATTCCTTCTGCAACAATCTGGGGAGATGCATCCTATTCTTTTAATAAAAAGTTTGGGTACGCAACTAATAAAACAATGTACGAAAATCTAAGTTCAGATTCATTGTCTAACATTCATACAAAACTAGATGCTATTTATACTGTATTGCACGGAGCTGCGGGGTATGATATTTCTCCAGGTATTGAAGTGAAGACAGAAAAATAA
- a CDS encoding serine hydrolase, translated as MKKYENFANLLINTEGSAPIYNCLLTINSAKKNINYNIALGQIDATDKKIASNYRFRTGSITKTFTSTIILQLMEEGLLKLEDPFLDSLQNVETKKILSEILFFDTINYSNKITIKNLLQHKSGLRDYFSDDERFFANIKKYPNQEWDWKKVLEKYFEYGLNKKGVCKPSESFYYSDTNYLLLALLIEELTNKTYSKVLEERILNPLSLNDTYLEFYQNKKGATPVIFPYHGIYSLENINTSFDWGGGGLISSTNDLNIFIRSLLTGKLFNDPKTLKQMINFEDDSIISTQKKEKIGYGMGLQQKKIGKHNFIGHNSAYGGMVFYNLETDSSFILNINQVLAPHKAEWLLKKMVEAFFLY; from the coding sequence ATGAAAAAATATGAAAATTTCGCTAATTTACTAATCAATACAGAAGGATCTGCTCCTATTTATAATTGCCTACTTACCATAAATAGCGCAAAAAAGAATATTAATTATAACATTGCTCTAGGACAAATAGATGCTACTGATAAGAAAATAGCTAGCAATTATCGTTTTAGAACAGGAAGTATTACCAAAACTTTTACATCAACTATTATTTTACAATTAATGGAGGAAGGATTGTTAAAATTAGAAGATCCTTTTCTAGATAGCTTACAAAATGTGGAAACAAAGAAAATCCTATCAGAAATATTATTTTTTGATACAATTAACTACTCTAATAAAATAACAATAAAAAACTTACTACAACATAAAAGTGGACTTCGAGATTACTTTTCTGATGATGAAAGATTCTTTGCAAATATCAAAAAATATCCAAATCAAGAATGGGATTGGAAAAAGGTTTTAGAAAAATATTTTGAATATGGTTTAAATAAAAAAGGAGTATGTAAGCCAAGTGAAAGCTTTTATTATTCTGATACAAATTATTTACTATTAGCTCTTTTAATTGAAGAATTAACAAACAAAACATATTCTAAAGTACTAGAAGAAAGAATATTAAACCCACTCTCGCTTAATGATACTTATTTAGAATTTTATCAAAACAAAAAAGGTGCTACTCCAGTTATATTTCCATATCATGGAATCTATTCCTTAGAAAATATAAACACCTCATTTGATTGGGGTGGCGGTGGCTTAATATCATCAACAAATGACTTGAATATTTTTATACGATCACTTTTAACCGGTAAATTATTTAATGATCCTAAAACACTTAAACAAATGATTAATTTTGAAGATGACTCAATTATTTCAACTCAAAAAAAAGAAAAAATAGGTTATGGAATGGGACTTCAACAAAAAAAAATAGGAAAGCATAATTTTATTGGACATAATAGTGCGTACGGAGGGATGGTCTTTTATAATTTAGAAACTGATTCTAGTTTTATTCTTAATATAAATCAAGTTTTAGCGCCTCATAAGGCTGAATGGCTTCTAAAAAAAATGGTAGAAGCTTTTTTCCTTTATTAA